A window of the Anoplopoma fimbria isolate UVic2021 breed Golden Eagle Sablefish chromosome 17, Afim_UVic_2022, whole genome shotgun sequence genome harbors these coding sequences:
- the cish gene encoding cytokine-inducible SH2-containing protein, with product MILCVPGPRAPLPVAPSSETPRGMRAGTVPPTPCLQSTPALWDPTKDLRAIASNFCYLENSGWYWGAVTAAQAHAALQESSEGAFLVRDSSHPLYMLTLSVRTARGPTSIRIQYSGAQFLLDSSSPARPSLSSFPNVPSLVQHYMGPERKAEEGKVEEEAPLKPSQQTIQETSVVLKLKRAVYKPQGLPSLQHLTRLVINRHSDYPDQLPLPRPLLRYIQDYPFKV from the exons ATGATTCTTTGTGTACCAGG tccGAGAGCTCCTCTGCCCGTTGCTCCGTCCTCTGAAACCCCACGGGGTATGCGGGCAGGAACtgtacctcccaccccatgcctCCAAAGCACCCCTGCACTATGGGACCCAACAAAGGACCTGCGGGCAATTGCAAGCAACTTCTGCTATCTAGAAAATTCAG gttggTACTGGGGAGCTGTGACGGCAGCTCAGGCCCACGCTGCACTTCAAGAGTCGTCTGAAGGAGCGTTCTTGGTGCGAGACAGCAGTCACCCTCTTTACATGCTGACCCTCTCGGTCCGGACGGCACGCGGTCCCACCAGTATACGGATCCAGTACAGCGGCGCCCAGTTTTTGCTGGACTCCAGCTCCCCGGCCCGGCCCAGCCTGTCGTCCTTCCCCAATGTGCCCAGCCTGGTGCAGCACTACATGGGACCAGAGAGGAAAGCGGAGGaggggaaggtggaggaggaggccccTTTGAAACCCTCTCAGCAGACAATACAGGAGACGTCTGTGGTATTAAAACTGAAGCGGGCTGTGTACAAGCCCCAGGGTCTCCCCTCTTTACAGCACCTCACACGCCTCGTCATTAACAGACACTCTGACTACCCCGACCAGCTACCACTCCCGAGGCCTCTGCTGCGTTACATACAGGACTACCCCTTCAAG
- the LOC129106079 gene encoding twinfilin-2 translates to MFLALVVTTELRDFLARARGGSVRLIKVRIQDEQLVLGAYREPEKSWDQDYDHFLLPLLDDQEPCYILYRLDSQNAQGYEWLFISWSPDHSPVKQKMLYAATRATVKKEFGGGHLKYEMFGTAEEDICLLGYQHHVSSCSGPAPLTLAEEELQRVKTSEVKTDISVESKHQTLQGLAFPLQETAKRALQQLAQKIINYIQLRLDVEKETIELVHSNPTEIRDLPRRVPKDTPRYHFFLYKHSHEGDYLESVVFIYSMPGYSCSIKERMLYSSCKSRLLEDVEKDYCLEIAKKLEIDNGDELSDDFLYDEVHPKQHAHKQAFAKPRGPAGKRGHKRLIKGTGETRQES, encoded by the exons ATGTTTCTCGCACTAGTGGTGACGACGGAGCTGAGGGACTTCTTGGCCAGGGCAAGAGGTGGATCAGTGCGCCTCATCAAGGTGCGCATCCAAGACG AGCAGCTGGTGCTTGGGGCCTACAGAGAGCCAGAAAAGAGCTGGGACCAGGATTATGAtcacttcctgcttcctctCCTGGACGACCAGGAGCCCTGCTACATCCTGTACCGCCTCGACTCCCAGAATGCACAGGGCTACGAGTGGCTCTTCATATCGTGGTCTCCTGATCATTCTCCG GTAAAACAAAAGATGTTGTATGCTGCCACCCGGGCCACAGTGAAGAAAGAGTTTGGCGGCGGCCATTTGAAGTATGAGATGTTCGGCACAGCTGAG GAGGACATCTGTTTGCTGGGCTACCAGCATCATGTGTCATCCTGCTCAGGTCCTGCCCCGCTCACGTTAGCCGAGGAGGAGCTCCAGAGGGTCAAAacctcagag GTGAAAACAGATATAAGCGTGGAGAGTAAGCACCAGACACTTCAGGGCCTCGCTTTCCCACTGCAGGAAACAGCCAAAAGAGCCCTGCAGCAACTTGCCCAGAAAATCATCAACTACATACAACTG AGGTTGGATGTAGAGAAGGAGACAATCGAGTTGGTCCACTCCAACCCGACAGAGATCCGGGATTTGCCCCGCAGAGTTCCCAAAGACACTCCCAGATACCACTTCTTTCTCTACAAACACTCCCACGAAGGAGACTACCTGGAATCTGTCG TGTTCATATACTCCATGCCTGGATACAGCTGTAGCATTAAGGAGCGGATGTTGTATTCCAGCTGCAAGAGTCGACTACTGGAGGACGTGGAGAAAGATTACTGTTTGGAAATTGCTAAAAAG TTGGAGATTGATAACGGAGATGAACTGTCAGACGACTTTCTGTATGATGAGGTCCATCCCAAGCAGCACGCTCACAAACAGGCCTTCGCTAAGCCCCGCGGCCCGGCAGGAAAAAGGGGACATAAGCGTCTCATTAAAGGGACAGGAGAGACCAGACAGGAGAGCTAG
- the wdr82 gene encoding WD repeat-containing protein 82 yields the protein MKLTDNVLRSFRVAKVFRENSDKINCFDFSSNGESIISSSDDDSLVLYDCQEGKPKRTLYSKKYGVDLIRYTHAANTVVYSSNKIDDTIRYLSLHDNKYIRYFPGHNKRVTSLSMSPVDDTFISGSLDKTIRLWDLRSPNCQGLMHLQGKPVCSFDPEGLIFASGINSEMVKLYDLRSFDKGPFATFKLPYDRTCEWTGLKFSNDGKLILLSTNGGALRVLDAFKGAVLHSFGGYNNSKGVNLEASFTPDSQFVMIGSEDGKIHVWNAESGMKVALLDGKHTGPINCLQFNPKFMTFASACSNMAFWLPTIDD from the exons ATGAAGCTGACGGACAATGTGCTGCGGAGCTTCAGAGTGGCGAAGGTGTTCCGGGAAAACTCCGACAAAATCAACTGTTTCGACTTCAGCTCCAACGGAGAGTCGATTATTTCCAGCAGCGATGACGATTCCTTAGTGCTGTACGACTGCCAGGAGGGAAA ACCTAAGAGGACTCTCTACAGCAAAAAGTATGGGGTGGATCTCATCAGGTACACGCATGCTGCAAACACTGTGGTCTACAGCTCCAACAAGATCGATG atACTATCCGATACCTGTCTCTTCATGACAACAAATACATCCGCTACTTTCCTGGCCATAACAAAAG AGTGAcatctctctccatgtctcctGTGGACGACACGTTTATTTCTGGCTCATTAGATAAAACAATCAGACTTTGGGATTTGCGGTCACCTAACTGCCAG GGTTTGATGCACCTGCAGGGGAAGCCAGTGTGCTCCTTCGATCCAGAGGGTTTAATTTTTGCTTCAGGAATAAATTCAGAGATGGTTAAACTTTATGATCTGCGGTCGTTTGACAAG GGTCCTTTTGCAACCTTCAAGCTTCCGTACGACCGGACGTGCGAGTGGACCGGACTCAAGTTTAGCAACGACGGAAAACTCATTCTTCTTTCTACAAATGGAGGAGCCCTTCGTGTTTTAGATGCTTTTAAGGGCGCTGTGCTACATTCCTTTGGG GGCTACAACAACAGTAAAGGTGTAAACCTGGAGGCATCATTCACTCCGGATTCACAGTTTGTTATGATCG GCTCTGAGGACGGAAAGATCCACGTGTGGAACGCAGAGAGCGGCATGAAGGTTGCTTTATTAGACGGGAAGCACACGGGACCGATCAACTGCCTGCAGTTCAACCCCAAGTTCATGACATTTGCAAGTGCTTGCTCCAACATG gCATTCTGGCTCCCGACCATCGATGACTGA